GACTGAGTTGGAAGGCATATATGTTAGTCATTTGGGTGACCTAATCTATTTTTGTTACGATAGGGAGCaagttggaaaaaaaaatataaggatAAATCTACGAATAAAAGCAATGCATTATTGGGAttgaattttcgaaaatttcatttttttttaattaatataattaattttacgaTGAATGCAATGATTATATatgttcaattttttattttttttgaagcaaTATATGTTCAATTTTATGTTCTCACGAAAAcaactcttatatatatatatatctttgaaAAGGTACATAATTTTCATTTGTTCAGTACAAGATACGATATTGATGTAGTGAAATCGGAAACGACTTGACATGAAATTAATTCTCATATTGGCATGCAAGAAACAAGCTTAAGATACAAATTGGCAATATGATCAATCAGCTAAGTCAGGTGGCAACAATTGATCAGATTCTGTGGAAGACTCTTCAAACTCCTCTTTGTACATCTCTTCAATCATGGGCTTCCACAGCCGGACTCGAGCATTGATGAACCAATTCGAAACCTGCAACCTCAAAATCATTCAATCCAATCTACAAATAAATCATGAAATCTGTTGAGGAGCTACCTGATTCTTGGACAAGCCTGTCTGGGATGCCAAGATGAGCTTCTCGGAGTCATTAGGATAGCTGTGAAAAACATCCAAGATATATATGAATAATAAGAAAGGAAGTGATGGAAGCGTTGAAAATGAAGCGCGTACGGATGCAGGAAGTGTTCGAAGAGCCAAGCGCGGAGAATAGTGACAGAGTTCTCCGGCAGGCCTCTGAGTGGCCTCCAAGCATGAATGGCTCGATTGTGATCCATGAGGCTCAGCTGAGACAACCTCGACATGTCCTTGAGGAGCTTGTGCTTGGTCACATGGATTTGAGCTACAATGGCGTTCCTCAAGCGGCAGAAATGCTTCGACATGGCTAAGAGGGCCAGCGCCGTGTAGGATTTCCCCGCTCCACTGCCGGCAATCGCCTCGAATGAATGCACCAGCTCCTCCATGTGCTCCCAGTACTCATCGTATCTCCTCTCCACCTCCT
The genomic region above belongs to Salvia miltiorrhiza cultivar Shanhuang (shh) chromosome 5, IMPLAD_Smil_shh, whole genome shotgun sequence and contains:
- the LOC130986598 gene encoding BEL1-like homeodomain protein 11 isoform X2, coding for MSRSIDIGPDRHLIDLLGKSNEASQRLSLSLGGGERGLNMNPAAAYLIAMKEGCDQMGFDDYDYAAMNQPYGNQSFAASMMGSSKYLQAAQSLLQEMLSVGGEGVDTSSRRYMDRLSRRRLSAKLKAELSSCELLCEKHGEYVKLVKLIGLLEEVERRYDEYWEHMEELVHSFEAIAGSGAGKSYTALALLAMSKHFCRLRNAIVAQIHVTKHKLLKDMSRLSQLSLMDHNRAIHAWRPLRGLPENSVTILRAWLFEHFLHPYPNDSEKLILASQTGLSKNQVSNWFINARVRLWKPMIEEMYKEEFEESSTESDQLLPPDLAD